In Calothrix sp. PCC 7507, one DNA window encodes the following:
- the rpsU gene encoding 30S ribosomal protein S21, which produces MTQVVLGENEGIESALRRFKREVSKAGIFQDMRKKRHFETPLEKEKRKAIARHKQSRRQRSRFK; this is translated from the coding sequence ATGACACAAGTAGTGTTGGGGGAGAACGAAGGGATTGAATCAGCGTTGCGAAGATTTAAGCGGGAAGTTTCTAAAGCCGGAATTTTCCAAGATATGCGGAAAAAGCGCCATTTCGAGACACCATTAGAAAAAGAGAAGCGCAAAGCAATTGCTAGACACAAGCAAAGTCGTAGACAACGTTCTCGCTTCAAATAA
- the rsmI gene encoding 16S rRNA (cytidine(1402)-2'-O)-methyltransferase, giving the protein MPTDPKPGTLYVVGTPIGNLEDITLRAVRILQTVDLIAAEDTRHTGRLLQHLQIKTPQVSYHEHNRNSRIPELLAHLTNDKAIALVSDAGMPGISDPGYELVLACIGAGIPVVPIPGASAAITALSASGLPTDRFVFEGFLSAKAQQRREHLEFLQTECRTLIFYESPHRLRDSLQDLAEMLGSDRQIVLARELTKFYEEFWRGTIAEAIAHYSQREPQGEYTLVLAGSPPSQHQLTEAELKTELQQLISQGISRSQASRQLAKFTSLPRRQVYQIALSLEPPYEV; this is encoded by the coding sequence ATGCCAACAGATCCGAAACCAGGAACACTTTACGTCGTCGGCACGCCAATTGGCAATTTAGAAGATATCACATTGCGGGCGGTGCGAATTTTGCAAACGGTGGATCTGATTGCTGCAGAAGATACGCGCCATACAGGAAGACTGCTACAACATTTACAAATTAAAACGCCGCAGGTGAGTTACCACGAACATAACCGTAACAGTCGTATTCCAGAATTGTTGGCTCATTTAACTAATGATAAAGCGATCGCTCTGGTGAGTGATGCGGGGATGCCAGGAATTTCTGATCCAGGATATGAACTAGTGCTGGCTTGTATTGGGGCGGGAATACCTGTGGTGCCGATTCCTGGTGCAAGTGCGGCAATTACGGCGTTGAGTGCATCTGGATTACCCACAGATCGGTTTGTTTTTGAAGGTTTTTTGTCAGCTAAAGCTCAACAACGACGGGAACATTTAGAATTTTTGCAGACAGAATGCCGTACTTTAATTTTCTATGAATCGCCGCACCGCTTGCGCGATTCTTTACAAGACTTAGCAGAAATGCTGGGTAGCGATCGCCAAATTGTTCTGGCAAGGGAGTTAACTAAATTCTATGAGGAATTTTGGCGCGGGACAATTGCGGAGGCGATCGCCCACTACAGCCAACGTGAACCCCAAGGAGAGTATACTCTTGTTTTGGCGGGAAGCCCACCTAGTCAGCATCAGCTAACGGAAGCAGAACTGAAAACCGAACTACAGCAGTTAATTAGTCAAGGAATATCGCGATCGCAAGCTAGCCGTCAGTTAGCTAAGTTTACTTCTCTTCCCCGCCGCCAAGTCTATCAAATTGCTCTTTCTCTAGAACCGCCTTATGAAGTATGA
- a CDS encoding RNA-binding protein, with protein MSIYVGNLSYQVTEEDLKRAFAEYGTVNRVQLPTDRETGRPRGFAFVEMETDAQETAAIEALDGAEWMGRDLKVNKAKPREERGSAPRGNWGNNNRNTRRY; from the coding sequence ATGTCGATTTACGTTGGGAATTTATCCTATCAGGTTACAGAAGAAGACCTGAAGAGGGCTTTTGCAGAGTATGGTACAGTTAACCGCGTTCAACTACCCACAGACCGGGAAACAGGCCGTCCACGTGGGTTTGCCTTTGTGGAGATGGAGACAGACGCTCAAGAGACAGCTGCTATTGAAGCGCTAGATGGTGCTGAGTGGATGGGGCGTGATTTGAAAGTTAACAAAGCTAAACCCCGTGAAGAAAGAGGAAGCGCTCCTCGTGGTAACTGGGGAAACAATAATCGTAACACTCGCCGCTACTAA
- the rpsU gene encoding 30S ribosomal protein S21, translated as MTQVVLGENEGIDSALRRFKRQVSKAGILADVKYHRHFETPIEKRKRKEVAARRKRRFK; from the coding sequence ATGACCCAAGTGGTTTTAGGAGAGAACGAAGGAATAGACTCAGCACTGCGTCGGTTTAAACGCCAGGTCTCTAAAGCTGGTATACTAGCTGACGTTAAGTATCATCGGCACTTTGAAACACCTATAGAAAAGCGCAAACGTAAGGAAGTGGCAGCTAGACGCAAAAGACGTTTTAAATAA
- a CDS encoding tetratricopeptide repeat protein, protein MNAEAALAWLDTIIPAQTGERLSDLQKVILVQVWLGRKYLDIAHAYGCTEGHAKDAGSQLWRLLSQVLREKITKSNCRATLERVLRKTSAISSSLIDYSRSPQPIPKLEDTNFIGRTEAIAHLNTLVNQGSKVIVIQGEGGLGKTTLAQQYLQTQGFDLVLELLMAKETQNITPAERVVEEWLKQDFDQEPGVEFGVTLGRLKRQLHTRRIGVLIDNLEPALDQQGGLIADQRNYVELLRVLADARVQSVTLITSRDRLCEPGLNVNHYRLPGLDQSAWHKFFSTRGLSINSSTLQIIHRTYGGNAKAMGILCGSIQEDFDGDMALYWQENHADPLAATDLKNLAVSQINRLQTLDPQAYRLLCRLGCYRYQDIPTIPSPGLFCLLWDVPPEQHRQIIASLRNRSLVECNQGEYWLHPVIRAEAIARLRPSDEWETSNYKAAEFWTDRVQQIETFKDALQALEAYYHYIEIQKFELAGKVILKSRNNQWQQFLPLGSTLYRMGLIQPVLAAINQVVNNLINDQNLSEIYNILGDLYWITGKINLAIACQEKTINLATQALKLLVPQPENKHTVYYLRMLEVDSLLSLGLYQIDLWELEAAAKLFQQVIYLAQNTEHHRWAEKASVCLALVYSYLGLHDVSYTLADIAYQNMTNEKLVEKTGRFVYFMQILGQTYVNLGGFHQAKQIFHQALTCAEASHYMQVKAKILSGLAEIYRQQADFKLSLANHTEAIQLLEQIGANCDLAEAYFQLGLTYQKMTKHDESQMNFNRAIQLFTEIKAPKQVAKILIKPEN, encoded by the coding sequence ATGAACGCTGAAGCAGCATTAGCATGGTTAGACACCATAATTCCTGCTCAGACCGGGGAACGGTTGAGCGATTTACAAAAAGTTATTCTTGTGCAGGTTTGGTTGGGTAGAAAATACTTGGATATTGCCCATGCTTACGGTTGTACGGAAGGACACGCTAAGGATGCTGGCTCTCAGTTATGGAGGTTGCTTTCTCAAGTATTGCGAGAAAAGATTACCAAAAGTAATTGTCGCGCTACTTTGGAACGGGTTCTGAGAAAAACTAGTGCGATATCGTCAAGTCTGATTGATTACTCGCGATCGCCCCAGCCCATCCCAAAATTAGAGGATACCAATTTTATTGGACGAACAGAAGCGATCGCTCACCTGAATACTCTAGTCAATCAAGGCTCGAAAGTGATTGTCATCCAAGGTGAGGGAGGTTTAGGCAAAACGACTCTCGCGCAGCAATATCTGCAAACTCAGGGGTTTGACTTGGTTTTAGAACTGCTGATGGCGAAGGAAACGCAAAATATCACTCCGGCGGAACGAGTAGTAGAGGAATGGCTCAAACAAGACTTTGATCAAGAACCTGGGGTAGAATTTGGGGTGACGTTGGGACGACTCAAGCGCCAACTGCACACACGGCGGATTGGAGTGTTAATTGACAATCTAGAACCTGCATTGGATCAACAAGGCGGGTTGATTGCTGATCAACGCAACTATGTAGAACTCTTGCGGGTTTTGGCTGATGCAAGGGTGCAATCTGTGACGCTAATTACCAGTCGCGATCGCCTTTGTGAACCTGGGTTGAATGTGAATCACTATCGTCTTCCTGGTTTGGATCAAAGCGCATGGCACAAGTTTTTTAGCACCCGTGGGTTAAGTATCAACTCGTCAACTTTGCAAATCATCCATCGCACCTATGGCGGTAATGCTAAAGCAATGGGAATTCTCTGTGGTTCGATTCAGGAAGATTTTGACGGTGACATGGCTCTTTATTGGCAAGAAAATCATGCCGATCCGTTAGCAGCAACCGACTTAAAAAATTTAGCAGTAAGTCAAATTAATCGTCTGCAAACCCTCGATCCCCAAGCCTATCGCCTGCTTTGCCGTTTGGGATGTTATCGTTACCAAGATATACCCACCATCCCATCACCAGGGTTGTTTTGTTTACTTTGGGATGTCCCACCTGAGCAGCATCGTCAAATCATCGCCTCCTTGAGAAATCGGTCTTTGGTGGAGTGCAATCAAGGTGAATACTGGTTGCATCCGGTGATTCGTGCAGAGGCGATCGCTCGTTTACGTCCCAGCGATGAATGGGAAACTAGTAACTATAAAGCCGCAGAATTTTGGACAGATAGAGTTCAACAAATTGAAACCTTTAAAGATGCTTTGCAAGCACTGGAAGCATATTATCACTACATAGAAATTCAGAAATTTGAGTTAGCCGGAAAGGTAATTTTAAAAAGCCGAAACAATCAATGGCAGCAGTTTTTACCTCTTGGTAGTACGTTGTATCGTATGGGTTTAATTCAACCTGTACTTGCCGCAATTAATCAAGTTGTTAACAATCTTATCAATGACCAAAATCTCAGCGAAATTTATAATATACTAGGTGACTTATACTGGATAACAGGTAAAATTAATCTAGCGATCGCCTGTCAAGAAAAAACTATTAATTTAGCAACACAAGCACTCAAATTACTAGTTCCTCAGCCAGAAAATAAACATACAGTTTACTATTTGAGAATGCTAGAGGTGGATTCTTTATTAAGTCTTGGTCTTTATCAAATAGATTTGTGGGAATTAGAAGCCGCTGCAAAGTTATTTCAACAAGTAATTTACCTAGCTCAAAATACCGAACATCATCGCTGGGCAGAAAAAGCCTCTGTGTGTTTAGCTTTGGTGTATTCTTATTTAGGTTTACATGATGTCTCTTATACATTAGCAGATATAGCTTATCAAAATATGACCAACGAAAAATTGGTCGAAAAAACTGGGAGATTTGTCTATTTCATGCAAATATTAGGTCAAACCTACGTCAATTTAGGAGGATTCCACCAAGCAAAGCAAATATTCCACCAAGCTTTAACCTGTGCTGAAGCAAGCCACTATATGCAGGTAAAAGCAAAAATATTGAGTGGTTTAGCGGAAATTTATCGACAACAAGCAGATTTTAAATTATCCCTTGCTAATCATACAGAAGCAATTCAACTTTTGGAGCAAATAGGTGCTAATTGTGACCTAGCTGAAGCTTATTTTCAATTGGGCTTAACTTATCAAAAAATGACAAAGCATGATGAAAGTCAAATGAATTTTAATCGAGCAATTCAGCTATTTACTGAAATAAAAGCTCCGAAGCAAGTTGCAAAAATTTTAATAAAGCCGGAAAATTAA
- a CDS encoding TatA/E family twin arginine-targeting protein translocase has product MNIFGIGLPEMGVIFVVALLIFGPKKLPEIGRSLGKTLRSFQEASNEFQSEFKREAEQLEQVVKTTAELEPKQIEAVQSEHDTAKSSPTS; this is encoded by the coding sequence ATGAATATATTTGGTATCGGACTCCCAGAAATGGGTGTAATTTTCGTAGTGGCGCTGTTAATCTTTGGCCCGAAGAAACTACCAGAGATTGGCCGCAGTTTGGGTAAAACACTACGCAGCTTTCAAGAAGCTTCTAATGAATTTCAAAGTGAGTTTAAACGGGAAGCTGAACAACTAGAACAAGTTGTGAAAACTACAGCTGAACTAGAACCCAAGCAAATTGAGGCAGTTCAATCAGAACATGATACCGCTAAGTCTTCCCCAACTAGCTAG
- the pth gene encoding aminoacyl-tRNA hydrolase, which translates to MTAADKQPILVIPQLIVGLGNPEPKYNQTRHNIGFAAVDALSRTWQIPLAENRKFQGEFGEGIAPIGGKIRLLKPSTYMNRSGQAIQAVTSWYKLPPESVLIIYDDMDLPLGKTRLRLSGSAGGHNGMKSAIAHLSTQDFPRLRIGIGKPKGAGNVEESGTVSHVLGRFSSTETQLMSLVLQFVVECIELSLKQGVEKAMNRCNSRTIDTPES; encoded by the coding sequence ATGACAGCAGCTGATAAGCAACCAATTTTGGTGATTCCCCAGCTAATCGTCGGGTTGGGGAACCCAGAACCTAAATATAACCAAACACGCCACAATATCGGCTTTGCGGCTGTAGATGCGCTTTCTCGTACTTGGCAAATACCCCTCGCCGAAAATCGCAAGTTCCAAGGGGAATTCGGTGAAGGTATTGCCCCAATTGGTGGTAAAATACGTTTGTTAAAGCCATCAACATATATGAATCGCTCAGGACAGGCGATACAAGCAGTAACAAGCTGGTACAAATTACCACCTGAGTCTGTCTTAATCATTTATGACGATATGGATTTACCGTTAGGAAAAACTCGCCTACGGTTGTCTGGTTCAGCTGGAGGACACAACGGGATGAAAAGTGCGATCGCACATTTAAGCACCCAGGACTTTCCCCGTTTGCGAATCGGTATTGGTAAACCCAAAGGCGCAGGCAATGTTGAGGAATCAGGTACTGTTTCCCACGTATTGGGGCGTTTTTCATCTACAGAAACTCAGCTAATGTCTCTTGTACTCCAGTTCGTAGTTGAGTGCATAGAACTCAGCCTCAAACAAGGAGTAGAAAAAGCGATGAATCGCTGTAATAGCCGCACTATCGATACTCCTGAATCTTAA
- a CDS encoding sugar kinase, translated as MTNDNYGLFVGLVTLDLIYLAETAPKNNQKIVAVDYTVAAGGPATNAAVTFSHLGNQATVLGVVGSHPMTQLIRQDLANCRVAIADLDPNHTAAPSVSSIIVAQATGERAVVSMNAVKTQAPSASIPLDSLQNIDIVLIDGHQIAVGHAIAQLAKAKNIPIAIDGGSWKPGFEKILPFVDYAICSANFHPPNCHTTTEVFAYLRSLNIPHIAITHGEQPIQYFSAGNSGIIDVPQIQAIDTLGAGDIFHGAFCNYILQGNFTDALTKAANVAANACRFFGTRRWMDFHC; from the coding sequence ATGACAAATGACAATTATGGACTATTCGTAGGTTTAGTAACTTTAGATTTGATTTATTTAGCTGAGACTGCGCCCAAGAATAATCAGAAAATTGTCGCAGTTGATTATACTGTGGCGGCTGGTGGCCCAGCGACTAATGCTGCAGTTACCTTTAGCCATTTAGGTAATCAAGCTACAGTTTTGGGTGTGGTGGGTTCGCACCCCATGACGCAGCTAATTCGCCAAGATTTAGCAAATTGTCGAGTAGCGATCGCCGACCTTGACCCCAATCATACCGCAGCCCCATCTGTCTCTTCGATTATTGTCGCCCAAGCTACTGGTGAACGAGCGGTAGTTTCGATGAATGCCGTCAAAACTCAAGCACCGAGTGCATCAATTCCTTTAGATAGTCTACAAAATATTGATATAGTGCTGATAGATGGGCATCAAATAGCAGTTGGTCATGCGATCGCCCAACTAGCTAAAGCTAAGAATATCCCCATAGCGATCGATGGTGGTAGTTGGAAACCTGGATTTGAGAAAATCTTGCCTTTTGTGGATTACGCCATCTGTTCTGCTAACTTTCATCCCCCCAACTGTCACACAACAACTGAAGTTTTCGCCTATCTCCGCAGCCTCAATATTCCTCACATCGCCATTACCCACGGTGAACAACCAATTCAATACTTCAGTGCTGGTAATAGTGGCATTATAGATGTACCGCAGATACAGGCAATTGATACACTAGGTGCTGGAGATATTTTTCACGGTGCTTTCTGCAATTACATCTTACAGGGAAATTTTACTGATGCATTAACAAAGGCAGCCAACGTCGCTGCCAACGCTTGCAGATTTTTTGGCACTCGTCGCTGGATGGACTTTCACTGCTGA
- a CDS encoding 3'(2'),5'-bisphosphate nucleotidase CysQ produces the protein MKDLQEILAIARQVGWGAADILKSYYHRTAADLNLEVEYKQNEPVTVADIAVSKYILEQLQAALGNEDFAYISEETYNSPLSQDKSKLVWIIDPLDGTRGFIEKTDDYAVHIALIKETRPVLAVVVVPEAEKLYYAIAGSGTFVETRNASPIKLSFTPDTRKIEDFTVVVSRSHRNQRLDYLLQNIPFSSQKAVGSVGCKIATIIEQQADVYISLSGKSAPKDWDIAAPELILTEAGGKFTHFDGTPLQYNTNDINQWGGLLASNGQHHEVLCQEAARILEQWDNI, from the coding sequence ATGAAAGACCTACAAGAAATTTTAGCGATCGCTCGTCAAGTGGGTTGGGGAGCCGCAGATATACTAAAATCCTATTATCACAGAACCGCAGCAGACTTAAACCTCGAAGTGGAGTATAAACAAAATGAGCCTGTCACCGTTGCAGATATAGCCGTAAGTAAATACATTCTCGAACAACTACAAGCGGCTTTAGGCAACGAAGACTTTGCTTATATCAGTGAAGAAACCTATAACTCGCCACTAAGTCAGGATAAATCCAAATTGGTGTGGATTATTGATCCTTTAGATGGAACGCGAGGTTTTATCGAGAAAACTGACGACTATGCAGTTCACATCGCGTTAATCAAAGAAACACGCCCAGTACTCGCAGTGGTGGTAGTGCCAGAAGCAGAAAAATTGTACTATGCGATCGCAGGCAGTGGTACATTTGTCGAAACCCGTAATGCTTCCCCCATAAAACTCTCATTCACTCCAGACACAAGGAAAATTGAAGATTTCACTGTAGTCGTTAGTCGCTCTCACCGCAATCAGAGATTAGATTACTTACTGCAAAATATACCTTTTAGCAGTCAGAAAGCCGTCGGTAGTGTAGGTTGTAAAATTGCCACCATTATCGAACAACAAGCAGATGTTTATATTTCTCTTTCTGGCAAATCCGCCCCCAAAGACTGGGATATTGCTGCCCCAGAACTGATTTTAACCGAAGCTGGCGGTAAATTTACCCATTTTGACGGTACTCCTTTGCAGTACAACACCAATGACATTAATCAGTGGGGAGGTTTGCTGGCTAGCAATGGTCAGCATCATGAAGTACTGTGTCAAGAAGCCGCAAGAATTTTAGAGCAGTGGGACAATATCTAA
- a CDS encoding GNAT family N-acetyltransferase, which produces MYSQRLCLEPLEPDHAERLFDGLQSASIYDFIEDVPPQSVEWLRDRYMMLARRQSPDGTEIWLNWAVWSLVEKCYVGYVQATITVDNSAILGYVFFPDFWGKGYAREAVNYIINYLVGTYQNLNFCANVDVQNHRSIALLQNLGFVRSTFVENVESNQDEFNHEIQYRKL; this is translated from the coding sequence ATGTACTCTCAACGGCTCTGTTTAGAACCACTAGAACCGGATCATGCCGAACGGCTTTTTGATGGATTACAGAGTGCGAGTATATATGACTTTATCGAAGATGTGCCACCACAAAGCGTTGAATGGCTTCGCGATCGCTACATGATGTTAGCACGTCGTCAATCACCAGATGGAACGGAGATTTGGTTGAATTGGGCTGTATGGTCTCTTGTAGAGAAATGCTACGTTGGATATGTTCAAGCAACAATTACTGTAGACAATAGTGCAATCCTTGGATATGTGTTTTTCCCTGATTTCTGGGGAAAAGGTTATGCACGCGAAGCAGTAAATTATATAATTAATTATTTAGTTGGGACGTACCAAAATCTTAATTTTTGCGCTAACGTTGATGTACAAAATCACCGTTCTATTGCTTTATTGCAGAATCTGGGATTTGTACGCTCGACATTTGTTGAAAATGTTGAGTCTAATCAAGATGAATTTAACCACGAAATACAGTACCGAAAACTCTAA